The following are encoded in a window of Nibricoccus aquaticus genomic DNA:
- a CDS encoding ATP-binding cassette domain-containing protein: MIEARGLTKLFHDKKRGEIRAADNISFTLAPGQIYGLLGANGAGKTTTLRMLATLLKPTSGTATVAGFDVATSPDKVRANVGFLAASTALYGRLTARELIAYFGRLNGLSDPEIAVRTARLSAELDMDEFLDRRIEKFSTGMKQKTSIARTLIHDPAVMIFDEPTLGLDVMAARTIVRFIRDCRARGKTVIYSTHVMSEVEKLCDTIGIVHGGRLLDAGTLADLRARHGETDMEEIFVRVVTSVTALSSSATPEARA, from the coding sequence ATGATCGAAGCCCGCGGCCTCACCAAACTCTTCCACGATAAAAAACGCGGCGAGATCCGCGCCGCCGACAACATCAGCTTCACCCTCGCGCCCGGCCAGATCTACGGACTCCTCGGCGCCAACGGCGCGGGCAAGACCACTACGCTCCGTATGTTGGCGACCCTCCTCAAACCCACCAGCGGCACCGCCACCGTCGCCGGCTTCGACGTCGCCACTTCCCCCGATAAAGTCCGCGCCAACGTGGGCTTCCTCGCCGCCAGCACCGCCCTCTACGGCCGACTCACCGCCCGCGAACTCATCGCCTACTTCGGCCGCCTCAACGGCCTCTCCGACCCCGAAATCGCCGTGCGCACCGCCCGCCTCTCCGCCGAACTCGACATGGATGAATTCCTCGACCGCCGCATCGAAAAATTCTCCACCGGCATGAAGCAAAAAACCTCCATCGCCCGCACCCTCATCCACGATCCCGCCGTGATGATCTTCGACGAGCCCACCCTCGGCCTCGATGTCATGGCCGCCCGCACCATCGTCCGCTTCATCCGCGACTGCCGCGCCCGCGGCAAAACCGTCATCTACTCCACCCACGTCATGTCCGAGGTCGAAAAACTCTGCGACACCATCGGCATCGTCCACGGCGGCCGCCTCCTCGACGCAGGCACCCTCGCCGACCTCCGCGCCCGTCACGGCGAAACGGATATGGAGGAAATCTTCGTCCGCGTCGTCACCTCCGTCACCGCACTCTCCTCCTCTGCGACCCCGGAGGCCCGCGCATGA
- a CDS encoding ABC transporter permease: MNARNILTVFVKELRDTLRDRRAIISMFLVPTLLMPLLTFGFAAVSIKMVKKAGREIPTVMIIGGEDSPAIRQAIEKQPDLKIVPFSADYAEQISQKKLRAAVEIPPEFDKALRNGVRRSVKIYTHDGEMRSGFATGTLERTLREYSKAIVLERLTAANLPADLITPFDTRRQNVAPPEKVGGNSFGGMIPYILIILCFTGAMYPAIDLTAGEKERGTMETILCSPAARSELVLGKFLVVLAASLTTVACSVASMGLTAFAASHWLRGTLNSVATATASLPTVSIPGVLSVLLLVLPLAVLFAALLMTISLFAKSYKEAQTYVSPLLIIVILPAVGAVLPGVELTTTLSLIPILNIALVSKELVAGSFPLLPLALIFLSTCAYAAAALALAVRMFNREDVIFRA; encoded by the coding sequence ATGAACGCCCGCAACATTCTCACCGTCTTCGTCAAAGAGCTCCGCGACACCCTCCGCGACCGCCGAGCCATCATCTCGATGTTCCTCGTGCCCACGCTGCTCATGCCGCTGCTCACCTTCGGCTTCGCCGCCGTCTCGATCAAAATGGTCAAAAAAGCCGGCCGTGAAATCCCCACCGTCATGATCATCGGCGGCGAAGATTCTCCCGCCATCCGCCAGGCTATCGAAAAACAACCCGACCTCAAAATCGTCCCCTTCTCCGCCGACTACGCCGAGCAGATCTCCCAAAAAAAACTCCGCGCCGCCGTCGAGATTCCGCCCGAGTTCGATAAAGCCCTCCGCAACGGCGTGCGCCGCTCCGTCAAAATCTACACGCACGACGGCGAGATGCGCTCCGGCTTCGCCACCGGCACCCTCGAGCGCACCCTGCGCGAGTACAGCAAAGCCATCGTCCTCGAACGCCTCACCGCCGCCAACCTCCCCGCCGATCTCATCACCCCGTTCGACACGCGCCGCCAGAATGTCGCCCCACCCGAAAAAGTCGGCGGCAATTCCTTCGGCGGCATGATCCCGTACATCCTCATCATCCTCTGCTTCACCGGCGCAATGTACCCCGCCATCGATCTCACCGCCGGCGAAAAAGAACGCGGCACCATGGAAACAATTCTCTGCAGCCCCGCCGCCCGCAGCGAACTCGTCCTCGGCAAATTCCTCGTCGTCCTCGCCGCCTCCCTCACCACTGTCGCCTGCTCCGTCGCTTCAATGGGCCTCACCGCATTCGCCGCGAGCCACTGGCTGCGCGGCACCTTGAACTCCGTCGCCACTGCCACCGCCTCGCTCCCCACAGTGAGTATTCCCGGCGTTCTCAGCGTGCTCCTCCTCGTCCTCCCGCTCGCCGTCCTCTTCGCCGCGCTCCTCATGACGATCTCGCTCTTCGCAAAAAGCTACAAAGAGGCCCAGACCTACGTCTCCCCGCTCCTCATCATCGTCATCCTCCCCGCCGTCGGCGCCGTCCTCCCCGGCGTAGAACTCACCACCACGCTCTCGCTCATCCCCATTCTCAACATCGCCCTCGTGAGCAAAGAACTCGTCGCCGGTTCCTTCCCGCTTCTACCGCTCGCACTCATCTTCCTCTCCACCTGCGCCTACGCCGCCGCCGCCCTCGCCCTCGCCGTCCGTATGTTCAACCGCGAAGACGTCATCTTCCGCGCCTGA
- a CDS encoding response regulator — MNLVKKILVVHSDAKMKRKLVLMLADASYDIRAFTECEPALETARNEWFDLALIDARLPGATEFEFVEALKKIQPTVPVVLVVQQLELPLIVKGIRMGLSDVLPAGTDLRPLLRRVNSILRPNSQHATDDGALTPTELAEAEAVLQVLANPDIGQSNDPFNTPDFRQELLRGAKERAMLEQKSERLEHEKLALEAELKTLLSQNADALRVQGDFDELRSQRETAASAQSLIDQKARALAEARSELARERTALEEERRKLAETSQTVSPYAKSADEIARERTDLETQRAKLSAAEARLHDEETRLQREATQIAQERRRWHEDLDLIREQETNLREYEARLRQLQAQLEADRVLWFSSRPQSRSPFQDDAAVKAAWEKLQRATDLLEAERAIFRDERMSFREQEGDLKRREAKLEELQGKLDDQEKRLRGLPPAPLPATALPFATAPMPQTPAQSTASKATMKTISRAPFEMAKSLLGRNKTNDDDL; from the coding sequence ATGAATCTGGTTAAAAAAATACTGGTCGTGCACAGCGACGCGAAGATGAAACGCAAGCTCGTGCTCATGCTCGCCGACGCAAGCTACGACATCCGCGCGTTCACCGAATGTGAGCCCGCCCTCGAGACCGCCCGCAACGAGTGGTTCGATCTCGCGCTCATCGACGCCCGCCTCCCCGGAGCCACCGAATTCGAATTCGTCGAGGCTCTGAAAAAAATTCAGCCCACCGTCCCCGTCGTCCTCGTCGTCCAGCAGCTCGAGCTCCCGCTCATCGTCAAAGGCATCCGCATGGGCCTCAGCGACGTCCTCCCCGCCGGCACCGACCTCCGTCCCCTCCTTCGCCGCGTCAACAGCATCCTCCGCCCCAATTCCCAACACGCCACCGACGACGGCGCGCTCACCCCGACCGAACTCGCCGAAGCCGAAGCCGTCCTCCAAGTCCTCGCCAATCCCGACATTGGCCAGAGTAACGACCCCTTCAATACCCCCGACTTCCGCCAGGAACTCCTCCGCGGTGCCAAAGAGCGCGCCATGCTCGAACAAAAATCCGAGCGCCTCGAACACGAGAAACTCGCCCTCGAAGCCGAGCTCAAAACACTCCTCTCCCAAAACGCCGACGCCCTCCGCGTCCAAGGCGATTTCGACGAACTCCGCAGCCAGCGCGAGACCGCCGCCTCCGCGCAGTCGCTCATCGACCAGAAAGCCCGCGCCCTCGCCGAAGCCCGCTCCGAACTCGCCCGCGAGCGCACCGCCCTCGAAGAAGAGCGCCGCAAACTCGCCGAGACTTCCCAGACCGTTTCACCCTACGCCAAGTCCGCCGACGAGATCGCCCGTGAACGCACCGATCTGGAAACCCAGCGCGCCAAACTCTCCGCCGCCGAGGCCCGCCTGCACGACGAAGAAACCCGCCTCCAGCGCGAAGCCACTCAGATCGCCCAGGAGCGCCGCCGCTGGCACGAAGACCTCGATCTCATCCGCGAACAAGAAACCAATCTCCGCGAATACGAAGCCCGCCTCCGTCAACTCCAGGCCCAGCTCGAAGCCGACCGCGTTCTCTGGTTCAGCTCCCGCCCGCAGTCGCGCTCCCCTTTCCAGGACGACGCCGCCGTCAAAGCCGCCTGGGAAAAACTCCAGCGCGCCACCGATCTCCTCGAAGCCGAGCGCGCCATCTTCCGCGACGAACGCATGTCCTTCCGCGAACAGGAAGGCGACCTCAAGCGCCGCGAAGCCAAGCTCGAAGAGCTTCAGGGCAAACTCGACGACCAGGAAAAACGCCTTCGCGGTCTCCCGCCCGCTCCGCTACCCGCCACTGCCCTGCCTTTCGCCACTGCGCCCATGCCCCAGACGCCCGCTCAATCCACCGCGTCGAAGGCCACGATGAAAACCATCTCCCGCGCCCCGTTCGAAATGGCGAAATCCCTTCTCGGTCGCAACAAAACCAACGACGACGACCTCTGA
- a CDS encoding ArsR/SmtB family transcription factor, with product MELVRIYESLCDITRLRLIHLLAQGPLCVCHFQDVLGEPQVKISKHLAYLRARGLVEVEREGQWMVYHLPEKPSAELTANLRCLQDCARENPQFQKDLARLKRTDLSCGPVQHAPGKTSTKTRRCAC from the coding sequence ATGGAACTCGTCCGCATCTACGAATCCCTCTGCGACATCACCCGCCTGCGCCTCATCCATCTCCTCGCACAAGGCCCGCTCTGCGTCTGCCATTTCCAGGACGTCCTCGGCGAACCCCAGGTGAAAATCTCCAAACACCTCGCCTACCTCCGCGCCCGCGGCCTCGTCGAAGTCGAGCGCGAGGGCCAGTGGATGGTTTACCACCTCCCTGAAAAACCCTCCGCCGAACTCACCGCCAATCTCCGCTGCCTCCAGGACTGCGCCCGCGAAAACCCGCAGTTCCAAAAAGACCTCGCCCGCCTCAAACGCACCGACCTCTCCTGCGGCCCCGTGCAACACGCCCCCGGCAAAACCAGCACCAAAACCCGCCGCTGCGCCTGCTGA
- a CDS encoding ArsJ-associated glyceraldehyde-3-phosphate dehydrogenase → MKNPRIAINGFGRIGRLTFRAAAHWPEFDWALINEIKGGPACAAHLLNFDSLQGRWPHEATATDHSIRIGEKEIAFTEHAKPADVPWSAHGIDIVLECSGKFRTPADLAPYFAAGVKKVIVAAPVKGGDALNLVLGVNDHLYDPARHHLITNASCTTHCLAPIVKVIHESLGIERGAITTIHDATNTQNVVDKPDKDLRRARAAGLSLIPTSTGSATAIGLIYPELLGKLNGHAVRVPLLNSSLTDCVFHVKRPTTVAEINALLKAASESSPLKNILGYEDRPLVSIDYKGDPRSAIVDALSTMVVDGTLVKIYAWYDNEWGYSNRMAELARKVATTL, encoded by the coding sequence ATGAAAAACCCCCGCATCGCCATCAACGGCTTCGGCCGCATCGGCCGCCTCACCTTCCGAGCCGCCGCCCATTGGCCCGAATTCGACTGGGCCCTCATCAACGAAATCAAAGGCGGCCCCGCCTGCGCCGCCCACCTCCTCAACTTCGATTCGCTCCAAGGCCGCTGGCCGCACGAAGCCACCGCAACCGACCACTCCATCCGCATCGGCGAAAAAGAAATCGCTTTCACCGAACACGCGAAACCCGCCGACGTCCCGTGGTCCGCCCACGGCATCGACATCGTCCTCGAATGCTCCGGCAAATTCCGCACCCCCGCCGACCTCGCCCCCTACTTCGCCGCCGGCGTGAAGAAGGTCATCGTCGCCGCTCCCGTCAAAGGTGGCGACGCCCTCAACCTCGTCCTCGGCGTCAACGACCACCTCTACGATCCCGCGCGCCACCACCTCATCACCAACGCCTCCTGCACCACCCACTGCCTCGCCCCCATCGTGAAGGTCATCCACGAGAGCCTCGGCATCGAACGCGGCGCGATCACCACGATCCACGACGCCACCAACACCCAGAACGTCGTCGATAAACCCGACAAAGATCTCCGCCGCGCCCGCGCCGCCGGCCTTTCCCTCATCCCCACCAGCACCGGCTCCGCCACTGCCATCGGCCTCATCTACCCCGAGCTCCTCGGCAAACTCAACGGCCACGCCGTCCGCGTCCCGCTTCTCAACTCCTCGCTCACCGACTGTGTCTTCCATGTCAAACGCCCGACCACCGTCGCGGAAATCAATGCCCTCCTCAAAGCCGCCAGCGAATCCAGCCCGCTCAAAAACATCCTCGGCTACGAAGATCGCCCGCTCGTCTCGATCGACTACAAAGGCGACCCGCGCTCCGCGATCGTGGACGCGCTCTCGACCATGGTCGTCGATGGCACCCTCGTGAAAATCTACGCCTGGTACGACAACGAGTGGGGCTACTCCAACCGCATGGCCGAACTCGCCCGCAAAGTCGCGACGACTCTCTGA
- the arsJ gene encoding organoarsenical effux MFS transporter ArsJ translates to MNIRNYILVTAAYWAFTLTDGALRMLVLLHFFNLGYSPITLAFLFLLYEFFGIVTNLLGGWLASRLGLRFTLVAGLALQVVALGLLALLNPAWPEWASVAYVMLTQALSGIAKDLTKMSSKSAIKVLVPADAQGALFKWVALLTGSKNALKGAGFFLGGFLLAAAGFSGALALMAAALALVWLLSWTALPDDLGRAKAKTKFNELFSKSREINVLCAARFFLFGARDIWFVVGVPVFLRGVLGWSFTQVGTFMAFWVIGYGLIQSAAPLFLRGRAPAGGSASTVACILAAVSAAIPLALSLNLPASAVIIGGLFLFGAVFALNSAIHSYLILDYTDGDKVALNVGFYYMANAGGRLTGCLLSGLLFQRFGLAGCLWGAFAFATAAALIALRLPRHALHASKLAASSVKSSDGD, encoded by the coding sequence GTGAACATCCGTAACTACATCCTGGTTACCGCCGCCTACTGGGCCTTCACGCTCACCGACGGCGCGCTGCGGATGCTCGTCCTCCTGCACTTCTTCAACCTCGGCTACAGCCCCATCACGCTCGCGTTCCTGTTTCTCCTCTACGAATTCTTCGGCATCGTCACCAACCTCCTCGGCGGCTGGCTCGCCTCCCGCCTCGGCCTGCGCTTCACGCTCGTCGCCGGCCTCGCCCTCCAGGTCGTCGCCCTCGGCCTCCTCGCATTGCTCAACCCCGCCTGGCCCGAGTGGGCCTCCGTCGCCTACGTGATGCTCACCCAGGCGCTCTCCGGCATCGCGAAAGATCTCACCAAGATGAGCTCCAAGAGCGCCATCAAAGTCCTCGTCCCGGCCGACGCCCAAGGCGCGCTCTTCAAATGGGTCGCCCTCCTCACCGGCTCGAAGAACGCCCTCAAAGGCGCCGGCTTCTTCCTCGGCGGCTTCCTCCTCGCCGCCGCCGGTTTCTCCGGCGCGCTCGCCCTCATGGCCGCCGCCCTCGCCCTCGTCTGGCTCCTCTCCTGGACCGCCCTCCCCGACGATCTCGGCCGCGCCAAAGCCAAAACAAAGTTCAACGAACTCTTCTCAAAAAGCCGCGAAATCAACGTCCTCTGCGCCGCCCGCTTCTTCCTCTTCGGCGCGCGCGACATCTGGTTCGTCGTCGGCGTCCCCGTCTTCCTGCGCGGCGTGCTCGGCTGGAGCTTCACCCAGGTCGGCACCTTCATGGCGTTCTGGGTGATCGGATACGGCCTCATCCAATCCGCCGCCCCGCTCTTCCTCCGCGGCCGCGCCCCCGCCGGCGGCAGCGCCTCGACCGTCGCCTGCATCCTCGCCGCCGTCTCCGCCGCCATCCCGCTCGCCCTCTCTCTCAACCTTCCCGCCAGCGCCGTCATCATCGGCGGTCTCTTCCTCTTCGGCGCCGTCTTCGCGCTCAACTCCGCCATCCACTCGTACCTGATTCTCGACTACACCGACGGCGACAAGGTCGCCCTCAACGTCGGCTTCTACTACATGGCCAACGCCGGCGGCCGCCTCACCGGCTGCCTCCTCTCCGGCCTCCTCTTCCAACGCTTCGGCCTCGCCGGCTGCCTCTGGGGCGCGTTCGCCTTCGCCACCGCCGCCGCCCTCATCGCCCTCCGCCTCCCGCGCCACGCCCTCCACGCCAGTAAACTCGCCGCCTCCTCCGTCAAATCCTCCGACGGCGACTGA
- a CDS encoding TonB-dependent receptor: MQPSSARSAFNQFRRRLRLKLLALAALSLASSAIAQTGAITGRVTDASTGLALGGARVSIPGTALSTFASPSGDYTLSNIPAGSLSIEISYVGYPARTEPVTVTDGGSVQLDILFGEDVVTLDTLTIQGAAVGSARAINQQRAADTLTNIVAADAIGRFPDQNAAESLQRLPGVALYRDQGEGRFVDLRGLNYIYTSVTLNNTKLASPEVGGRFLALDVVPADSLASLEVIKVKTPDQDGEGLGGTVNIRTKSAFDSDGRAASATAQGIYSGLTEKFGSKFNASYSDIIDGKFGFLVAATWQARKFGSQNYEVDDGWALRTSPTDGRPYYYLQDITYRDYEIERTRYGANLSFDYRPDSATSLGFKATYNRFTDEENRHALFIPFTRGTVTQLDQNSATSTGVSRPRRDLRNRKKDQELTAFSIDGKKKIDAWTLDAQLATSRGHEEKPAELVTRFRRNASDGTYRYTITDTYDITVDQLAGATIANPASYTTTDRVELTSEDGRETDTNAALNARYDFDSALPTYVKFGTAWHTKEKKSAVDVTRFTTPASFNFANFAGALSDYPYGPRVPQISPELAVGTFNANRASYTASPEVADSQLEDWITHEDVFSGYAMGGLTINRTQFIAGVRVERTEFETQGNQLRGSAITPTSASRDYDNVLPMISLRHDFTPKLVGRASYSTSIMRPEFGETAFYRAVDDSSTSVETGNPNLDTLESKNWDASIEYYLPSLGVVSAAVFLKQVDNFSYADTVANGDPLLPGYNAITFRNGSDGEVKGLELAWQQQLRMLPRPFDGLGFLTTLTFVDSEAKYPTRPGETIPLIGQSDLTGNAALTYEKFGFFARIALNWRSEHLREDEPIGANATEDRWIDKHAQLDATLAYKIGRQWELFVEATNLTNEPFLVYQQGGGTPAKRFVQFEEYDWTANVGLRWKL, from the coding sequence ATGCAACCGTCATCCGCTCGCTCCGCATTCAACCAATTCCGCCGCCGGCTGCGCCTCAAGCTGCTCGCTCTCGCCGCACTCTCGCTCGCGTCCTCCGCCATCGCGCAGACCGGCGCCATCACCGGCCGCGTCACGGACGCCTCGACCGGCCTCGCCCTCGGCGGAGCCCGCGTCTCCATCCCAGGCACCGCGCTCTCCACCTTCGCCAGCCCTTCCGGCGACTACACCCTCTCCAACATCCCAGCCGGCTCCCTCTCCATCGAGATCAGTTACGTCGGCTATCCCGCCCGCACCGAGCCCGTCACCGTCACCGATGGCGGCTCCGTCCAGCTCGACATCCTCTTCGGCGAAGACGTCGTCACGCTCGATACGCTCACCATCCAGGGTGCCGCCGTCGGCTCCGCCCGCGCCATCAATCAACAACGCGCCGCCGACACCCTCACCAATATCGTCGCCGCCGACGCCATCGGCCGCTTCCCCGACCAGAATGCCGCCGAGTCCCTCCAGCGCCTTCCCGGCGTCGCCCTCTACCGCGATCAAGGCGAAGGCCGCTTCGTCGATCTGCGCGGCCTCAATTACATCTATACCTCCGTCACCCTCAACAACACCAAGCTCGCCAGCCCCGAGGTCGGCGGCCGCTTCCTCGCCCTCGACGTCGTCCCCGCCGATTCCCTCGCCTCGCTCGAAGTCATCAAAGTCAAAACCCCCGACCAGGACGGCGAAGGCCTCGGCGGCACCGTGAACATCCGCACCAAAAGCGCCTTCGACTCCGATGGCCGCGCCGCCAGCGCCACCGCGCAAGGCATCTACAGCGGCCTCACCGAAAAATTCGGCTCCAAGTTCAACGCCTCCTACTCCGACATCATCGATGGCAAATTCGGTTTCCTCGTCGCCGCCACCTGGCAGGCCCGCAAGTTCGGCTCTCAAAATTATGAAGTCGATGACGGCTGGGCCCTCCGCACCTCGCCCACCGACGGCCGCCCGTATTACTATCTTCAGGACATCACCTACCGCGACTACGAGATCGAGCGCACCCGCTACGGTGCCAACCTGAGCTTCGATTACCGCCCTGACTCCGCCACGTCCCTCGGCTTCAAAGCCACCTACAACCGCTTCACCGACGAGGAAAACCGCCACGCCCTCTTCATCCCGTTCACCCGCGGCACCGTCACTCAACTCGACCAAAACTCCGCGACCTCCACCGGCGTCTCCCGCCCCCGTCGCGATCTGCGCAACCGCAAAAAAGACCAGGAGCTCACCGCCTTCTCCATCGACGGAAAAAAGAAAATCGACGCCTGGACCCTCGACGCACAACTCGCCACCTCCCGCGGCCACGAGGAAAAACCCGCCGAGCTCGTCACCCGCTTCCGCCGCAACGCCTCCGACGGCACCTACCGCTACACCATCACCGACACCTACGACATCACCGTCGATCAACTCGCCGGCGCCACCATCGCCAATCCCGCCAGCTACACCACCACCGACCGCGTCGAGCTCACCAGCGAAGACGGCCGCGAGACCGATACCAACGCCGCCCTCAACGCCCGCTACGACTTCGACTCCGCGCTTCCCACCTACGTGAAGTTCGGCACCGCCTGGCACACGAAAGAAAAGAAAAGCGCCGTGGACGTCACCCGCTTTACCACACCCGCCAGCTTCAACTTCGCCAACTTCGCCGGCGCGCTCAGCGACTACCCCTACGGACCGCGCGTCCCCCAGATCTCCCCCGAACTCGCCGTCGGCACCTTCAACGCCAACCGCGCCAGCTACACCGCCTCCCCCGAAGTCGCCGACAGCCAGCTCGAAGACTGGATCACCCACGAAGATGTATTTTCCGGATATGCCATGGGCGGCCTCACCATCAACCGCACCCAGTTTATCGCCGGCGTCCGTGTCGAGCGGACCGAATTCGAAACCCAGGGCAACCAGCTCCGTGGCTCCGCCATCACCCCGACCTCCGCCAGCCGTGATTACGACAACGTCCTCCCCATGATCTCCCTCCGCCACGACTTCACCCCGAAGCTCGTCGGCCGTGCCTCGTACTCCACATCGATCATGCGCCCCGAATTCGGCGAAACCGCCTTCTACCGCGCAGTGGACGACAGCTCCACCAGTGTCGAAACCGGCAACCCCAACCTCGACACTCTCGAATCAAAAAACTGGGACGCCTCCATCGAATACTACCTGCCCTCCCTCGGCGTCGTCTCCGCCGCCGTCTTCCTTAAACAAGTCGATAACTTCAGCTACGCCGACACCGTCGCCAACGGCGACCCGCTCCTCCCCGGCTACAACGCCATCACCTTCCGCAACGGCAGCGACGGCGAAGTCAAAGGCCTCGAGCTCGCCTGGCAGCAACAGCTCCGCATGTTGCCCCGTCCCTTCGACGGCCTCGGCTTCCTCACCACGCTCACCTTTGTGGACAGCGAAGCAAAATACCCCACGCGCCCGGGCGAAACCATCCCGCTCATCGGCCAGTCCGATCTTACCGGCAATGCCGCCCTCACGTATGAGAAGTTCGGATTCTTCGCCCGCATCGCCCTCAACTGGCGCTCCGAGCACCTCCGCGAAGACGAACCCATCGGCGCCAACGCCACCGAAGATCGCTGGATCGACAAACACGCCCAGCTCGACGCCACCCTCGCCTACAAAATCGGCAGGCAATGGGAGCTCTTCGTCGAAGCCACCAACCTCACCAACGAACCCTTCCTCGTCTATCAACAAGGCGGCGGCACCCCAGCCAAACGCTTCGTTCAATTCGAAGAATACGACTGGACCGCCAACGTCGGCCTCCGCTGGAAACTCTAA
- a CDS encoding TrmH family RNA methyltransferase yields the protein MLTKAEIQRLRSLQEKKHREAAGVFAVEGEKVVGELIAEGFELVEIYATAAWHGRGDVAVREVSEEEMGRISNYPTPSSVLAVGRIVRPVLAAGELNRGFTLALDGVQDAGNVGTLLRIADWYAFDRVVCSPDCADVFGQKVINASMGSFSRVMVFTAQLAEALAGVQVPVLGCDLDGRDVHSLTKLEAAVVVIGSEGRGLSEAVKARLTERVTIPRFGRAESLNAGVAAAIVCDNLRRLAGTK from the coding sequence ATGTTGACCAAGGCTGAGATCCAACGACTGCGTTCGCTCCAGGAAAAGAAACACCGCGAGGCGGCGGGGGTGTTCGCGGTCGAAGGGGAGAAGGTGGTGGGCGAGTTGATCGCGGAGGGGTTTGAGCTGGTGGAGATTTATGCGACGGCGGCGTGGCATGGGCGCGGGGATGTTGCCGTGCGGGAAGTATCGGAGGAGGAGATGGGGCGTATCAGCAATTATCCGACGCCGTCGAGTGTGCTGGCGGTGGGGAGGATCGTGCGGCCGGTGCTGGCGGCGGGGGAATTGAATCGCGGGTTCACGCTGGCGCTGGATGGGGTGCAGGATGCGGGGAATGTGGGGACGCTGCTGCGGATCGCGGACTGGTACGCGTTTGACCGGGTGGTATGCTCGCCGGATTGCGCGGATGTGTTTGGGCAGAAGGTGATCAACGCGAGCATGGGATCATTCAGTCGCGTGATGGTTTTCACGGCGCAGCTGGCGGAGGCGCTGGCTGGCGTGCAGGTACCGGTGCTCGGCTGCGATCTGGATGGGCGTGATGTACACTCGCTGACGAAGCTGGAGGCGGCGGTAGTGGTGATCGGGAGCGAGGGGCGCGGGCTTTCGGAGGCGGTGAAGGCGCGGCTGACGGAGCGGGTGACGATCCCGCGGTTCGGGCGGGCGGAGTCGCTCAACGCGGGCGTGGCGGCGGCGATTGTCTGCGATAATTTGCGACGGCTGGCCGGGACTAAATAA
- a CDS encoding energy transducer TonB, which translates to MTQSSLAAIVLTAFACLTLPALHAAPQPLIDEVETSPLNSNAILPKIISQTAALYPAALARTGTEAVVVSFTVTSDGKVENPKIISTPATQLEAPAKKAVLAWKFQPGSRLGKPADFRLKAPVTFSVNGDGIEDAPAASRKVAAVYPYEQLVKNQTGWGEVAFVVDYSGRAILASSTGASDAAFSKSVIAMLEATEFSPAKKDKRTVMAPSTNRENFRPDADLDFTARHVLSELRKPKPAIFNLADLDDRPKAVSQRSAVYPRSMKSDGLTGQAEIEFIVDRDGRVLFPRIVSSSHEDFGWAAATAVAQWKFNPPMRNGQRVDVRMTVPVMFDAQKLASSD; encoded by the coding sequence ATGACCCAAAGTAGCCTCGCCGCGATCGTTCTCACCGCCTTCGCCTGCCTCACCCTCCCCGCTCTCCACGCCGCGCCCCAGCCGCTGATAGATGAAGTCGAGACCTCCCCCCTCAACTCCAACGCCATCCTCCCGAAAATCATTTCCCAGACCGCCGCCCTCTACCCCGCCGCTCTCGCCCGCACCGGCACCGAGGCCGTCGTCGTCAGCTTCACCGTCACTAGCGACGGCAAAGTCGAGAACCCCAAAATCATCAGCACGCCCGCCACCCAGCTCGAAGCCCCGGCCAAAAAAGCCGTCCTCGCCTGGAAATTTCAACCCGGCTCCCGCCTCGGCAAACCCGCCGACTTTCGCCTCAAAGCCCCCGTCACCTTCTCCGTGAACGGCGACGGCATCGAAGACGCCCCCGCCGCCAGCCGCAAAGTCGCCGCCGTCTATCCCTACGAGCAACTCGTCAAAAACCAGACCGGTTGGGGCGAGGTCGCCTTTGTCGTGGATTACTCAGGCCGCGCCATCCTCGCCTCCTCCACCGGCGCCAGCGACGCCGCCTTCTCCAAGTCCGTCATCGCCATGCTCGAAGCCACCGAGTTCTCCCCGGCCAAAAAAGATAAACGCACCGTCATGGCCCCCTCCACCAACCGCGAAAACTTCCGCCCCGACGCCGACCTCGACTTCACCGCCCGCCACGTCCTCTCCGAACTCCGCAAACCCAAACCTGCCATCTTCAACCTCGCCGACCTCGATGACCGCCCCAAAGCCGTCTCCCAACGCAGCGCCGTCTACCCCCGCTCCATGAAGTCCGACGGCCTCACCGGCCAGGCCGAGATCGAGTTCATCGTCGACCGCGACGGCCGCGTCCTCTTCCCCCGCATCGTCTCCTCTTCCCACGAAGACTTCGGCTGGGCCGCCGCCACCGCCGTCGCTCAATGGAAATTTAATCCCCCCATGCGCAACGGCCAGCGCGTCGACGTCCGCATGACTGTCCCCGTCATGTTCGACGCCCAAAAACTCGCCTCCTCCGACTGA